One genomic region from Muntiacus reevesi chromosome 16, mMunRee1.1, whole genome shotgun sequence encodes:
- the RPL34 gene encoding large ribosomal subunit protein eL34, giving the protein MVQRLTYRRRLSYNTASNKTRLSRTPGNRIVYLYTKKVGKAPKSACGVCPGRLRGVRAVRPKVLMRLSKTKKHVSRAYGGSMCAKCVRDRIKRAFLIEEQKIVVKVLKAQAQSQKAK; this is encoded by the exons ATGGTGCAGCGTCTGACGTACCGCCGTAGGCTGTCCTACAATACAGCCTCTAACAAAACCAGGCT GTCCCGAACCCCTGGTAATAGAATTGTTTACCTTTACACCAAGAAGGTTGGGAAAGCACCAAAATCCGCATGTGGTGTGTGCCCAGGCCGACTCAGAGGC GTTCGTGCTGTGAGACCTAAAGTTCTCATGAGGTTGTCTAAAACGAAGAAACACGTCAGCCGAGCCTATGGTGGTTCCATGTGTGCTAAATGTGTCCGCGACAG gaTCAAGCGTGCTTTCCTTATTGAAGAGCAGAAGATCGTTGTGAAAGTATTGAAAGCACAAGCACAGAGTCAGAAGGCTAAATAA